The nucleotide sequence TTTTCTAATTGCTCAACTAAGTCAAAGCCATATTCATGCTTCACTTCATCTTTATTAGCCCATGGGTCGTAAACAACGACATTGCAGCCAAACTCCGCTAATTCATGGTACACTTGTACGGCACCAGAATTTCGCACATCAGGACAATTTTCCTTAAAGGTAATTCCTAAAACAAGTACTTTTGCATTGCATACGGCGTGAGCTTTTTTAATCATAAGTTTTACAACTTCTTGAGCCACAAAGTTTGCCATATTATCATTTAAACGGCGACCAGCTAAAATTATTTCTGGGTGATAGCCAAGTTCTTGGGCTTTATGCGTCAGGTAATAAGGGTCAACACTAATGCAGTGACCTCCGACTAAGCCTGGTCTAAAGGGTAAGAAATTCCATTTCGTTCCTGCCGCTTCTAAGACTTCTAGCGTATCAATCCCAATTCGGTTGAAAATTAAAGACAACTCATTCACTAAAGCAATATTGACATCTCTTTGGGTGTTCTCAATCACTTTTGCGGCTTCCGCAACTTTGATACTTGAGGCTTTATGGGTGCCCGCAACAATGATCATTTTATATAGATCATCAACTTTATCTGCAATTTCTGGCGTGGAGCCAGATGTGATTTTTAAAATATTAGGGAGACGATGTTTTTTATCACCTGGATTAATTCTCTCAGGTGAATAACCCGCAAAGAAATCCTTATTAAATTTCAGTCCCGAAACGTCTTCTACAATGGGGATACAAACTTCTTCACTAGCACCAGGATAAACAGTTGATTCGTAAATAACCACTGCACCCTTTTCGATGACTTGACCGACAGTTTTTGAAGCACTCATCAAAGGTCCAAGATCAGGTTTTTTTGCTCTATCAATGGGTGTTGGCACGGTAACAATATAAAAGTCACAACCCTTTAAATCATTAATTTCACTGGTGAAACTTACTTTTTCAGCTTCTTTGAACTCTTCATTCTCTACTTCAAAGGTACTATCATGACCTTTATTGAGTGCTGAAATACGTCCTTGATTTATATCAAAGCCAATAGTTTCTACTTTCTTACCAAATTCTACCGCCAGAGGAAGACCCACATAGCCCAGACCAATAATCGCAATTTTCATCAAAAATCCCTAGTTTTTACTCATTTCTCTTAATCTGACTCAAGCCTACAGATAATCAAAGTCATCACGTACAAAGCGAGGAGAGTTCCCACACTTTGTCGCAAATTAACTTTGTATTAAGTATAGCCAGATCAACGCATGCAATCGTTAATCACATCTCGATCAAAATAATTGATGCTCATTCCGGCATCCACAACAATTGTTTGAGCATTAATTCCACTGGAACTAGGACTCAATAAAAACAAGGCTGTATTAGCGGCTTCTTTAGTAGTCAAAGCTTTTTTGCGCGGAATCACTTTTTCAGCAAATAAGTATGAATTAATATAATTTGGTATGCCTGCAGAAGCGGATGTTTTTAATAAAGAGGCGCCAATGGCATTAACGCGGATATTCGTATCTGCACTCAATGATTTTGCCAAGAAAGCAACCGATGAATCAAGAGCGGCTTTCACCGGCCCCATGTAACCATAATTTTCCGACGCCATACGCGTGGTGGAAATTGATACCGTCACAATAGCGGAATCTGGATTAAACTGCGGCTTCAAAGCTTTGGTCATTGCTATCAATGAGAAGCAAGAGATATCTACGGCTTGCAGAAAATCTTTTCTTACTGTGGAATGAAAAGGCTGTAAGCCTTCTGAGTAATTCGCAAAGGCAATGGAATGTACAAAGCCATCTAGGCCATTGGGTGCTAGAGTTTTGATTGTTTCTGCAGCCGAATCAATTTGGTCTTGAAATTCAACATCACAAATAACGATTTGACGATCTTTTAAAAGACGTGCAGAGAGTTCTTCTTTACGTTTTTCAGAGCGAACAATATAAATAACTTGAGCTCCTTCGCTTTCCAAACCGGAGGCAATGCCCCATGCGACTGATTTTTTATTTGCTACGCCAAGTACGACAAAAGTTTTTTCTTCGAGATTTAAAAACGACATCCTAGCTACCCTTTACTTTATTTAAAATTCCTGCGACTGCACGTTCTGCCATTATAAAACCAATAACTCCCGTCATAAAAGTTGCTGTTCCGTAGCCAGTACGACAATCTAAATTACGTGAATCGCCCTCTCCAACTTCACAGTTCTCAGGTAAAACGGGGACTTCCTGAGTATAGACAACTTCCACTTTAAACTTCTTGCCTTCATAGCGAGTAAAACCATAATCAGCTCGAAGCTTCTTTCTAACACGCGCAATTAAGGCATCATATTTAGTTCGAGATAGATCTTCCACCTCAATTCGAGAGGGATCTAAACGTCCTCCGGCAGAACCCGAAACGACCATGCCAATACCACGATCTCTACATTCAGCTATTAAATGACATTTTGGTCCGAGACTATCGATCGCATCTACCACAAAATCGAAGTCATGAGTAAAAATCTCGTTCGCATTTTCTGCTGTATAAAAATCCCGCACTGCATGAACTTGGCATTCTGGATTAATGAGCGCAATGCGTTCTTTCAAAATCTCTACTTTGGCACGACCCGCCATGCCCGTCATTGCTTGAATTTGGCGATTCGAGTTAGAGAAGCAAACATCATCCCAATCAACTAAAGTTAATTGCCCTATGCCCGC is from Lentisphaera profundi and encodes:
- the tviB gene encoding Vi polysaccharide biosynthesis UDP-N-acetylglucosamine C-6 dehydrogenase TviB, producing the protein MKIAIIGLGYVGLPLAVEFGKKVETIGFDINQGRISALNKGHDSTFEVENEEFKEAEKVSFTSEINDLKGCDFYIVTVPTPIDRAKKPDLGPLMSASKTVGQVIEKGAVVIYESTVYPGASEEVCIPIVEDVSGLKFNKDFFAGYSPERINPGDKKHRLPNILKITSGSTPEIADKVDDLYKMIIVAGTHKASSIKVAEAAKVIENTQRDVNIALVNELSLIFNRIGIDTLEVLEAAGTKWNFLPFRPGLVGGHCISVDPYYLTHKAQELGYHPEIILAGRRLNDNMANFVAQEVVKLMIKKAHAVCNAKVLVLGITFKENCPDVRNSGAVQVYHELAEFGCNVVVYDPWANKDEVKHEYGFDLVEQLENDYDAVVLTVGHDEFKELDLNTITHDTSVIYDIKYALDKKQVDGRL
- a CDS encoding tRNA threonylcarbamoyladenosine dehydratase, coding for MELEIGSFEHRFSGIQRLYGKTNAEVLRKAHILVVGVGGVGCWAVEALARAGIGQLTLVDWDDVCFSNSNRQIQAMTGMAGRAKVEILKERIALINPECQVHAVRDFYTAENANEIFTHDFDFVVDAIDSLGPKCHLIAECRDRGIGMVVSGSAGGRLDPSRIEVEDLSRTKYDALIARVRKKLRADYGFTRYEGKKFKVEVVYTQEVPVLPENCEVGEGDSRNLDCRTGYGTATFMTGVIGFIMAERAVAGILNKVKGS
- a CDS encoding enoyl-ACP reductase FabI, whose translation is MSFLNLEEKTFVVLGVANKKSVAWGIASGLESEGAQVIYIVRSEKRKEELSARLLKDRQIVICDVEFQDQIDSAAETIKTLAPNGLDGFVHSIAFANYSEGLQPFHSTVRKDFLQAVDISCFSLIAMTKALKPQFNPDSAIVTVSISTTRMASENYGYMGPVKAALDSSVAFLAKSLSADTNIRVNAIGASLLKTSASAGIPNYINSYLFAEKVIPRKKALTTKEAANTALFLLSPSSSGINAQTIVVDAGMSINYFDRDVINDCMR